The following are encoded together in the Lactuca sativa cultivar Salinas chromosome 1, Lsat_Salinas_v11, whole genome shotgun sequence genome:
- the LOC111913458 gene encoding phospholipase A1-IIdelta encodes MDSKSYDELHGSNNWDGLLDPLDHSLRSLILSYGDLCSAAERAFNDDQGSKYCGYCHYGKSSFFKGLMLPWAESKFKVTSFIYATSSIELSLLIPRMPRKADSAFDSNWMGYIAVSNDEYSKSIGRREICVVWRGTVRLYEWMDDILGATPVPAEPLVPLPPVTLTGDEVKNIPQIMAGWLIIYNTSDPNSEFLKTSARTQLLGRINELLIKYKNEKVSITCTGHSLGACLATLSAVDLAANVATPGVNVSAFVFESPQVGNEAFKSKMEEMGNLKVLRVKNVPDIIPFWPSKLLKWVNEKHWVTVPSDLLEYVDVGIEILIDTKKSPYLKQENGLNGMLHPMVFHNLEGVLHTLSGWTGMNGEFDWSLEKRDLGLVNMSTDYLKEELKIPGTWWGEKNKGMVLNDDGHWVLSPIDPNDQDLPVY; translated from the coding sequence ATGGATTCAAAAAGCTACGACGAGCTACATGGAAGCAACAACTGGGATGGTCTTCTTGACCCCTTAGACCACAGCCTACGCTCTCTCATCCTCAGCTATGGTGACCTTTGTTCCGCAGCTGAACGGGCCTTCAATGACGATCAGGGTTCCAAGTACTGCGGCTACTGCCACTACGGGAAGAGCTCCTTCTTCAAGGGCCTGATGCTCCCTTGGGCTGAATCTAAGTTTAAAGTCACTTCTTTCATCTATGCCACCTCAAGCATCGAGCTTTCTTTGCTCATTCCTCGCATGCCTCGTAAAGCTGATAGTGCCTTCGATTCAAACTGGATGGGTTACATAGCAGTTTCTAACGATGAGTACAGTAAGTCCATTGGTCGTCGTGAAATATGTGTGGTTTGGCGCGGGACTGTCAGACTTTACGAGTGGATGGATGACATCTTAGGCGCAACCCCTGTACCAGCTGAGCCACTAGTCCCACTCCCACCTGTAACGCTAACTGGTGATGAAGTTAAGAACATACCACAAATCATGGCTGGGTGGCTTATTATTTACAACACGAGTGACCCAAATTCTGAATTCCTTAAAACAAGTGCTAGAACACAGCTCTTGGGACGAATCAATGAGTTGCTGATCAAGTACAAGAATGAAAAAGTAAGCATAACATGCACCGGACACAGCCTTGGTGCATGCCTAGCAACTTTATCTGCGGTTGACCTTGCTGCCAACGTTGCAACGCCTGGTGTCAATGTATCTGCGTTTGTTTTCGAGTCTCCTCAAGTGGGTAACGAGGCTTTCAAATCAAAGATGGAGGAAATGGGTAACCTTAAAGTGCTTAGGGTAAAGAATGTTCCCGATATTATCCCGTTTTGGCCAAGCAAGCTACTGAAATGGGTTAACGAGAAGCATTGGGTGACTGTGCCAAGTGATTTGTTGGAGTACGTTGATGTTGGGATCGAGATACTGATTGATACCAAGAAGTCACCATACTTGAAGCAGGAAAATGGGTTGAATGGAATGCTACATCcgatggttttccataacttggaGGGTGTTTTGCATACTTTGAGTGGTTGGACTGGAATGAATGGAGAATTTGATTGGAGTTTGGAGAAGAGGGATTTAGGTTTGGTAAATATGTCGACTGATTATCTGAAGGAAGAGCTGAAGATACCAGGGACTTGGTGGGGTGAGAAGAACAAAGGAATGGTGCTTAATGATGATGGTCATTGGGTTTTGTCACCAATAGATCCGAATGATCAAGATCTACCAGTGTACTAA
- the LOC111913459 gene encoding probable strigolactone esterase DAD2 has product MLNFGRYKYSITTLAISPSHKNKMGPSLLDALNVRVVGSGKKFMVLAHGLGTDQSVWSRILPYFRTHYRVILYDLAFAGSVNPDYFDFNRYNSLDAYVDDLLQILDSLGVDRCFYVGHSLSSMIGILAAIRRPELFSKLILIGASPRFLNDKDYHGGFEAGEVEKVFLAMESNYEAWVNGFAPLAVGADVPAAVREFSRTLFNMRPDISLFVSRTVFNSDLRGILGLVRVPCCIIQTAKDVSVPTSVATYLKEHLGGRNTVEMMNVEGHLPHLSAPALLAHHLNRALSR; this is encoded by the exons ATGCTTAACTTTGGTCGCTATAAATATTCCATAACGACATTAGCTATCTCTCCTTCGCACAAGAACAAGATGGGCCCAAGTCTTTTGGACGCACTCAATGtcagagtagttggctccggcaAGAAATTCATGGTTCTCGCCCACGGATTGGGCACCGATCAGTCTGTGTGGAGTCGCATTCTCCCTTACTTCCGTACTCACTACAGAGTCATCCTCTACGACCTTGCCTTCGCCGGCAGCGTCAACCCTGATTACTTCGATTTCAATCGCTACAACTCTCTAGACGCTTATGTCGACGACCTTCTTCAAATCCTTGACTCTCTCGGCGTCGATCGGTGCTTTTACGTCGGTCATTCACTTTCGTCGATGATCGGAATCCTTGCGGCGATTCGTCGACCTGAGCTCTTCTCCAAGCTCATCCTCATCGGCGCTTCTCCAAG GTTCTTAAACGATAAAGATTACCACGGCGGATTCGAAGCAGGCGAGGTGGAGAAGGTTTTCCTAGCAATGGAGTCGAACTACGAGGCATGGGTGAACGGATTCGCTCCGTTAGCAGTCGGCGCCGATGTACCGGCAGCTGTACGCGAATTCAGCCGGACGTTGTTCAACATGAGGCCGGACATTTCACTCTTCGTTTCTCGGACGGTGTTCAACAGCGATTTAAGAGGAATACTTGGCCTAGTGAGGGTGCCGTGTTGCATAATTCAAACGGCAAAAGACGTATCTGTACCGACTTCGGTGGCGACGTACTTAAAGGAACACCTTGGAGGGCGGAACACGGTGGAGATGATGAACGTGGAAGGCCATTTGCCTCATCTGAGCGCTCCGGCCTTGTTGGCCCATCATCTGAATAGAGCACTTTCtagatga